One genomic segment of Anguilla anguilla isolate fAngAng1 chromosome 2, fAngAng1.pri, whole genome shotgun sequence includes these proteins:
- the LOC118220879 gene encoding cytosolic sulfotransferase 1-like isoform X1, with translation MTSLDQDVGFSQPLRLTRTELFDFHGVSMINYFTDNWDKVQNFQAKPDDVVIATYPKAGTTWVSHLLDLLYFGASAPERGVSVPLIERVPFLEIYMPAFRLSGVEMLDKMTTSPRLIKTHLPIQFVPKSFWEQKSRIVYVARNAKDSAVSYFHFDRMNCLQPEPGDWASYLQRFREGKVTFGSWYDHVTGWWEKSQTCPNLLYLHYEDLAEDIDRELERLCSFLDVCPTEEERRRAKEGAKFDAMKDNAMTNGTLIKAMDPKISPFMRKGKVGDWKNHFTVSQNEQFDREYREKMANTVLRFRTEI, from the exons GGCTTCTCTCAGCCCCTGCGTCTCACTCGTACGGAGCTGTTTGACTTCCACGGCGTGTCAATGATCAACTATTTCACTGACAACTGGGACAAGGTGCAGAACTTCCAGGCGAAGCCTGACGATGTTGTCATCGCAACGTATCCCAAAgcag GTACAACCTGGGTGTCCCACCTGTTGGACCTTCTGTATTTTGGGGCATCCGCGCCGGAGCGCGGGGTCTCGGTGCCCCTCATCGAGAGGgtcccgttcctggagatctacatgCCGGCATTTCGTCTCTCAG GTGTAGAGATGCTCGATAAGATGACCACTTCCCCTCGCCTCATTAAAACCCACCTTCCCATCCAGTTTGTGCCGAAATCGTTCTGGGAACAAAAGTCTCGG ATTGTCTACGTCGCCCGCAACGCCAAGGACAGTGCCGTGTCCTACTTCCACTTTGACCGTATGAACTGTTTGCAGCCAGAGCCTGGGGACTGGGCTAGTTACCTGCAGAGATTTCGGGAGGGCAAAG TGACGTTCGGCTCCTGGTACGACCACGTGACTGGGTGGTGGGAGAAAAGTCAGACCTGCCCTAATCTCCTCTACCTACACTACGAAGATCTGGCAGAG GACATCGACCGGGAGCTCGAGCGCTTGTGCTCCTTCCTGGACGTGTGCCCGACTGAAGAGGAGCGGCGCCGGGCGAAGGAAGGGGCGAAGTTCGATGCCATGAAGGACAACGCCATGACTAACGGCACTCTGATCAAAGCCATGGACCCCAAAATCTCGCCGTTCATGCGGAAAG GAAAAGTTGGCGATTGGAAGAACCACTTCACCGTGTCGCAGAACGAGCAGTTTGACAGGGAGTACCGGGAGAAGATGGCGAACACCGTGCTTCGGTTCCGGACCGAGATTTAG
- the LOC118220879 gene encoding cytosolic sulfotransferase 1-like isoform X2, which translates to MTSLDQDVPLRLTRTELFDFHGVSMINYFTDNWDKVQNFQAKPDDVVIATYPKAGTTWVSHLLDLLYFGASAPERGVSVPLIERVPFLEIYMPAFRLSGVEMLDKMTTSPRLIKTHLPIQFVPKSFWEQKSRIVYVARNAKDSAVSYFHFDRMNCLQPEPGDWASYLQRFREGKVTFGSWYDHVTGWWEKSQTCPNLLYLHYEDLAEDIDRELERLCSFLDVCPTEEERRRAKEGAKFDAMKDNAMTNGTLIKAMDPKISPFMRKGKVGDWKNHFTVSQNEQFDREYREKMANTVLRFRTEI; encoded by the exons CCCCTGCGTCTCACTCGTACGGAGCTGTTTGACTTCCACGGCGTGTCAATGATCAACTATTTCACTGACAACTGGGACAAGGTGCAGAACTTCCAGGCGAAGCCTGACGATGTTGTCATCGCAACGTATCCCAAAgcag GTACAACCTGGGTGTCCCACCTGTTGGACCTTCTGTATTTTGGGGCATCCGCGCCGGAGCGCGGGGTCTCGGTGCCCCTCATCGAGAGGgtcccgttcctggagatctacatgCCGGCATTTCGTCTCTCAG GTGTAGAGATGCTCGATAAGATGACCACTTCCCCTCGCCTCATTAAAACCCACCTTCCCATCCAGTTTGTGCCGAAATCGTTCTGGGAACAAAAGTCTCGG ATTGTCTACGTCGCCCGCAACGCCAAGGACAGTGCCGTGTCCTACTTCCACTTTGACCGTATGAACTGTTTGCAGCCAGAGCCTGGGGACTGGGCTAGTTACCTGCAGAGATTTCGGGAGGGCAAAG TGACGTTCGGCTCCTGGTACGACCACGTGACTGGGTGGTGGGAGAAAAGTCAGACCTGCCCTAATCTCCTCTACCTACACTACGAAGATCTGGCAGAG GACATCGACCGGGAGCTCGAGCGCTTGTGCTCCTTCCTGGACGTGTGCCCGACTGAAGAGGAGCGGCGCCGGGCGAAGGAAGGGGCGAAGTTCGATGCCATGAAGGACAACGCCATGACTAACGGCACTCTGATCAAAGCCATGGACCCCAAAATCTCGCCGTTCATGCGGAAAG GAAAAGTTGGCGATTGGAAGAACCACTTCACCGTGTCGCAGAACGAGCAGTTTGACAGGGAGTACCGGGAGAAGATGGCGAACACCGTGCTTCGGTTCCGGACCGAGATTTAG
- the LOC118220879 gene encoding cytosolic sulfotransferase 1-like isoform X3 — protein sequence MINYFTDNWDKVQNFQAKPDDVVIATYPKAGTTWVSHLLDLLYFGASAPERGVSVPLIERVPFLEIYMPAFRLSGVEMLDKMTTSPRLIKTHLPIQFVPKSFWEQKSRIVYVARNAKDSAVSYFHFDRMNCLQPEPGDWASYLQRFREGKVTFGSWYDHVTGWWEKSQTCPNLLYLHYEDLAEDIDRELERLCSFLDVCPTEEERRRAKEGAKFDAMKDNAMTNGTLIKAMDPKISPFMRKGKVGDWKNHFTVSQNEQFDREYREKMANTVLRFRTEI from the exons ATGATCAACTATTTCACTGACAACTGGGACAAGGTGCAGAACTTCCAGGCGAAGCCTGACGATGTTGTCATCGCAACGTATCCCAAAgcag GTACAACCTGGGTGTCCCACCTGTTGGACCTTCTGTATTTTGGGGCATCCGCGCCGGAGCGCGGGGTCTCGGTGCCCCTCATCGAGAGGgtcccgttcctggagatctacatgCCGGCATTTCGTCTCTCAG GTGTAGAGATGCTCGATAAGATGACCACTTCCCCTCGCCTCATTAAAACCCACCTTCCCATCCAGTTTGTGCCGAAATCGTTCTGGGAACAAAAGTCTCGG ATTGTCTACGTCGCCCGCAACGCCAAGGACAGTGCCGTGTCCTACTTCCACTTTGACCGTATGAACTGTTTGCAGCCAGAGCCTGGGGACTGGGCTAGTTACCTGCAGAGATTTCGGGAGGGCAAAG TGACGTTCGGCTCCTGGTACGACCACGTGACTGGGTGGTGGGAGAAAAGTCAGACCTGCCCTAATCTCCTCTACCTACACTACGAAGATCTGGCAGAG GACATCGACCGGGAGCTCGAGCGCTTGTGCTCCTTCCTGGACGTGTGCCCGACTGAAGAGGAGCGGCGCCGGGCGAAGGAAGGGGCGAAGTTCGATGCCATGAAGGACAACGCCATGACTAACGGCACTCTGATCAAAGCCATGGACCCCAAAATCTCGCCGTTCATGCGGAAAG GAAAAGTTGGCGATTGGAAGAACCACTTCACCGTGTCGCAGAACGAGCAGTTTGACAGGGAGTACCGGGAGAAGATGGCGAACACCGTGCTTCGGTTCCGGACCGAGATTTAG